The genomic segment CCGCCACGACCCAGCGACCGATCGGACCGCCCATCCGATCCGGGTCGATCTCGGCGAGGCGTTGGCGAGGTAGCGGGTCGCTGCGCGGACCCCCGTGGCCGGATCCGGTCGAGGCCATCATCGAGGTCCGCTCGGCGTCGGTGAATACCCTGGGTGCCTCGGGTGTCTCACCGTTGTGCACCCGGACCAGGTCGGCGCGCATCTCCGCCGCGGTCTGATAACGGTTGTCCGGATTCTTGGCCAACGCCTTGAGCACTACGGCGTCGAGGTCGGGGGAAATACCCGCGTGCCGCTTCGACGGCGGCACCGGGTCTTCCCGGACATGTTGGTAGGCAACCGAAACCGGTGAGTCCCCGGTGAAAGGTGGCTCCCCGGTAAGGATTTCGTAAAGCACACAGCCCAGCGAATAGACATCGGAGCGGGCGTCGACGGAATCGCCACGGGCCTGCTCCGGCGAGAGGTACTGCGCGGTGCCGATCACGGCCGCGGTCTGGGTGACGCTGTTGCCGCTGTCGGCGATGGCCCGCGCGATGCCGAAGTCCATCACCTTGACCGCGTTGGTCGTGCTGATCATGATGTTCGCCGGCTTGACGTCGCGGTGAATGATGCCGTTCTGGTGGCTGAAGTTCAGGGCCTGGCAGGCGTCGGCGATGATCTCGATCGCGCGGCGTGGCGGTAGGGGCCCGTCGTTGTGCACGATATCGCGCAGCGTCACGCCGTCGACGTATTCCATCACGATGTAGGGCAACGGACCCGCGGGCGTCTCGGCCTCGCCGGTGTCGTAGACGGCGACGATCGCCGGGTGATTGAGCGCCGCGGCGTTTTGCGCCTCGCGACGGAAGCGTAGGTAGAAGCTCGGATCGCGGGCCAGATCGGCGCGCAGCACCTTCACCGCGACGTCGCGGTGCAAGCGGACGTCGCGGGCTAAGTGAACCTCCGACATACCGCCGAAACCGAGGATGTCGCCCAGTTCGTAACGGTCGGACAGGTGCTGAGGGGTGGTCATTGCGGTGTCTCGTGTCGGGCCGTCGACAGGCTGGGCGTCGAGGGGGTAGCCCAGCTCAGTTCGGGTGGCCTGCGGTGGAATCCAGAATTACTTATCGCGGCGCGATCCGTCCAATCCAGTCGCAAACTGGGGCCGGAACCGCTGGGGGTCTTGCTCGCCGGCGGCGTCCCGGTGTCGGTGACCGTCGGAGGCGGAGGCTGTTGCTGGGTGTCACCGCGGGAATTGATGACGATCAGCACCGCGATGATGATGGCGAGCGCGCCCAGCACCCCGGCCGCCCACAGCAGCGCGCGCTGACCCGACGAAAAGGTGCGACGGGCCGGCGGACGACGACTGTTCGTCACCGGCCGCGCTCGGCTCGGTGCACCGCCCCGCGCGCTGGGCGCGGCGGTCGTGCGGGCCTGCGGGCTGGACGGAATGGCCGCCGGCGAGGCCCGTCCGGGCGGCGGTGACTGGCTGGGCCGCGGGGGACGGCGCCCGGCGCGGACCGCGGCGACGGCGTCGGCGAACGGGCCGCCGCTGCGGTAGCGCATGCCGGGGTTCTTCACCAGCGTGATCTCAATGAGTTCGCGCACGTTGGGCGGAAGCTCGGGCGGCAGCGGCGGCGGCGGTTCCTTGATGTGCTTCATCGCGACCGTCAGGGCGCCGTCACCGGTGAACGGCCGCTTGCCCGAAACCACTTCGTAGCCAACAACTCCCAGGGAGTACACATCGCTGGAGGGGGTGGCGTCATGGCCCAGCGCCTGTTCGGGCGCGATGTATTGAGCGGTGCCCATCACCATGCCGGTTTGGGTGACCGGGGCGGCGTCGACGGCCTTGGCGATACCGAAGTCGGTGATCTTCACCTGGCCGGTCGGGGTAATCAGGATGTTGCCGGGCTTGACGTCGCGGTGTACCAATCCGGCGGCGTGCGCGATCTGCAGCGCGCGGCCCGTTTGCTCGAGCATGTCCAGTGCGTGCCGCAGCGACAGCCGGCCGGTGCGCTTGAGGACCGAGTTCAGCGGCTCGCCGTTGACCAGCTCCATCACCAGATAGGCGGTGCGGCCCTCGCCGTCCATCTGGCTTTCGCCGTAGTCGTGCACGGCGGCGATACCGGGGTGATTGAGCATCGCGGTGGTGCGCGCCTCGGCGCGGAACCGCTCGATGAATTCGGGGTCCTGAGAGAACTCCGCCTTGAGGACCTTGACCGCCACGCGCCGGCCCAGCCGGCTGTCCACCGCCTCCCAGACCTGGCCCATGCCGCCGGTGGCGATGAGGCGCTGCAGCCGGTACCTGCCCGACAGCGTCACTCCAACTCGTGGGCTCATGGGCCCCCCTGCAGTGCGGCCTGGATAACGGCCCGTCCGATCGGCGCCGCGAGCGCCCCGCCGGTCGCAGAGAGGCGGTCGGCACCGTTCTCCACGAGCACGGCCACGGCAACCTTCGGCGCCTGCGCGGGAGCGAACGCGATGTACCACGCGTGCGGCGGAGTGTTGCGCGGGTCGGCGCCATGCTCTGCGGTACCGGTCTTGGATGCGATCTGCACGCCGGGAATGGCCCCTTTCTGCTGTGCAGCCTTCTCGGCACCGACCATGAGCTCTGTCAGCTTAGCGGCGATCTGCGGCGATACCGCGCGACGCTGCTGATAGGGCGCAGTCGTGCTGATGTTGGCCAAGTCCGGTCCCTTGAGGCTCTCGACCAGGTAAGGCTGCATCGTCACGCCGTCGTTCGCGATGGTCGCGGCGATCTCCGCGTTCTCCAGCGGGGTCAGCGCCACGTCCTTCTGCCCGATGCTAGACATCCCGAGAGCGGCGGCATCCGCGATTATCCCAACCGTCGATTCCGCGACCTGAAGCGGAATCACGCTCGGGCTGGTGTCCAGTCCGAACGAATGCGCCATGCTGCGCAGCGCCTCCGACCCGGTAAGGATGCCCAGCTGGACAAATGCGGTGTTGCACGACTTGGCGAAGGCCTCGCTCAGGGACACGGTCGGTTGGTCGCCGCACGGCGTGCCACCGTAGTTCTCCAACGTCGCGGTGCTGTTAGGCAGCGGGATCGTCGGCGCCGCGGTCAGCTGCTCGTCGTCCTTGGCACCGGCCTGCAGCGCCGCCGCGGTAGTGATCACCTTGAACGTCGACCCGGGTGGGTAGGTCTCCGAGATCGCACGGTTGGTGAGCGGGTTGTCCGGATCATCACGCAGGCGCTGCCATGCCTGCGCCTGCACCTCGGGGTCGTGCGAGGCCAGCAAGTTGGGGTCGTACGACGGCGAGGACACCATGGCCAGAATTTTGCCGGTGGACGGCTCCAGGGCCACCACGGCTCCCTTGCACGGCGGCCCGCCGCAACCCTGCTGCATCCCGTCCCATGCCGCCTGCTGCATCCGGGGGTTGATCGTGGTGTCGACATTGCCGCCGCGGGGATCGCGGCCGGTGAAGAAGTCGGCCAGCCGCCGCCCGAACAGTCGCTCGTCGGAACCGTTGAGCAGCGAGTCCTCGGCGCGCTCCAGGCCGGAGCTGGAATAGCGCAGCGAATAGAAGCCGGTGATCGGCGCATACACCGCGGGGTTGGGGTACACCCGCAGGAAACGGAACCGGCTGTCGGTGGCCACCGAGTAGGCCAGCAGCTGGCCGCCGGCAATGATCTGGCCGCGCTGACGCGAGTACTCGTCGAGCAGGACGCGCTGATTGCGCGGGTCGGCCCGCAGCCCGTCAGCGGCGAACACCTGCGTCATGGTGGCGTTGAGAAGGAGGAGCACGATCAACGCCATCACGGTCATTGAGATCCGGCGGAGAGAGGTGTTCATACCTTCTGGATCACCTCGGTGCCGGCCGCCGCAATCGGCGACGTGTCATGAGTGCGGGATCGCAACGGGCGTCGGGCGCTGTGCGAGATCCGCGCCAGGATGGCCAACAGCACATAGTTGGCCAGCAGTGAGGATCCGCCGTAAGACATCCACGGCGTTGTCAGTCCGGTCAGCGGAATGAGCTGCGTGACACCACCGACGACGATAAACAGCTGAATCGCCAGCGTTGACGCCAGGCCCGCCGCCAGCAGCTTGCCGAAGCTGTCGCGGGTCGCGATCGCCGTGCGCATGCCCCGGACGATCACAATGGTGTACAGCATGAGAAGGGCCGCCAGACCCACTAATCCAAGCTCCTCACCGAAGGCGGCGATGATGAAATCGGTGGACGCGGCCGGAACCGTGTCGGGCTGGCCGTTGCCCAGACCGGTGCCGAAGATGCCCCCGGTAGCAAAGCTGAAAAGCGACTGCACGATCTGGTAGCCGCTGCCGTCGGGGTCGGAGAACGGGTCCCACCACATCTGCACGCGAGTCCGTACGTGCGCGAAAATGAAGTACGCGACAATGCTTCCCGCGGCGAACAGCACCAGCCCGATGATCACCCAGCTGAAGCGCTGGGTGGCCAGGTAGACGACCACCAGAAACGACGCATACAGCAGTAGCGAAGTGCCGAGGTCTTTTTCGAAGACCATCACACCGATCGAGGTCACCCACGCCGCCAACAGTGGGGCGAGGTCTCGGGGGCGAGGCAGGGTCATTCCCATCAGGTGCTTGCCGACGCTGGTGAACAGGCCGCGCTTGGCGACCAGCACCGCCGAGAAGAAGATCAGCAGCAGAATCTTGGAGAACTCGGCGGGCTGAATTGAGAAGCCCGGCAAGCGAATCCAGATCTTGGCGCCGTTCTGCTCGGACAGCGAGGCCGGCAGGAGGGCGGGGATCGCCAAGAAGACCAGACCGGTGAGCCCAAAGATGTAGCCGTACCGGGCAAGCTGACGGTGGTCTTTGAGGAACGTGACGACGAGCGCGAACGCGGCAACGCTGACCAGAGTCCACAGCATCTGCTGGGTTGCGCTCGGGTGATGACGACCGCTGAGCTCGCTACCGACAAGGTCGAGCCGGTGGATCATGACCAAGCCAAGTCCGTTGAGCAGCGCCACAATTGGTAACAGGAGCGGATCGGTGTAGGGAGCGAACCGCCGGATGGCCAGGTGCGCGCCGCCGAACAAGGCCAGGAAGGCCAGTCCGTAGCTGGCCACACCCCAGCGCAAGCCGCGTTCCTGGTTGGCGTCGACGATCAGCAAGGCGGCGACGGTGATGACCGCGGCGAAGCACAACAGCAAGAACTCGGAGTTGCGCCGAGTCCGCAGCGGCGGCGTCACCGTGACCGGCGGCTGGACCTGTGTGGTCATGCAGCCGCCCGGCAGTCGATGCCCGGCTGAGGTGGGGGTGGCGGGAGCGTAGTCACCGTCGGGGAAGGGGTCGTGGGCGACGGGGTCGCGGGTGGTGCTGCAGGGGTGCTGACGGGGGCGGTACTCGGAGCTGTGCTGCTGGGTGGGGGGCCGCTGGAAGGGGTGGTGGGCGCGGGGGCGCTCGGCGGGGTCGTGCCGCTGGTCGCCGGGCTCGGTGACCCGGGTGGCGATGTCGCGCGAGGCGGCGGGCAGGGCGGCAGGAGGTTGTTGGCCGACAATTCCTTCAACTGCGATTCGGCCTCATCGAGCGACCCGGCCGGAAGCCCGGCCAACACTTGCGCGCGCGCGGCGGGGCGCAGATCCTGCAATTGCATGAGCCGGCAGTCGAGGTGGCCACCGGACTGGCTGAAGCTGATGATCGATAAGTCGTTGCGTGCGTTGAGACAGCCCACCAAATAGGGTTCTTGCAGGGACATGCCCAGCAGTGACCCTTGAATCCCCTTCATGATCGAGACCATGCCGTTGTATTCGGCGACGTAGTAGTTGCTCCGGATGATGGCTCGCCCGATGGCCAGGCCGGTGAGTGCCAGCAATACCACCAGCGTGACGACGATAAACATCCGCCGCCACGCAAATCGTGGCCGGGGCGCTGGCTCCTCTTGCGGCACAACGCGTTTGGCAGCCTCTTTGCGGGGACCGATCGCGGAAGCCCGGCCCGCCGAGGTGTTGGGCAGCGTCAGCTGGTCCTCCTCGCCGGATACCGCACCGGCAAGAATCGGCTGGGTCTGACCGTAGTCGTAGTCGACGACATCGGCGACCACCACCGTCACGTTGTCGGGACCGCCGCCCCGTAGCGCCAATTCGATGAGGCGGTAAGCACTTTCGGCGACGTCGGGAATCTGCAGCGCCTCGTGGATGGTCTCGTCGCTGACCGGATCGGACAGCCCGTCGGAGCAGAGCAGGTAGCGGTCACCGGCGCGGGCTTCGCGCATCGTCAAAGTGGGCTCGACCTCGTGGCCGGTCAGCGCTCGCATGATCAGCGATCGCTGCGGATGGCTGTGCGCCTCTTCCTTGGTGATTCGCCCTTCGTCGACCAGGGTTTGGACGAAGGTGTCGTCCTTGGTGATCTGGGCCAGCTCGCCGTCGCGAAGCAGATACCCGCGCGAGTCTCCGATGTGCACCAATCCAAGACGGTTGCCCGCGAACAGGATTGCGGTCAGCGTGGTGCCCATCCCTTCGAGGTCGGGCTCCATCTCTACTTGTGCGGCGATGGCCGAATTGCCCGCGCGCACCGCCGCATCGAGCTTGGCGAGCAGGTCGCCACCGGGTTCGTCATCGTCGAGGTGAGCCAACGCGGCGATCACCAACTGGGACGCGACCTCGCCGGCGGCGTGGCCGCCCATGCCGTCGGCCAGGGCCAGAAGGCGAGCGCCGGCGTAGACCGAGTCTTCGTTATTGGCGCGTACCAGGCCGCGATCGCTGCGCGCGGCATATCGCAGGACCAAGCTCACCGGCGAAACTCTCCCCCGCTAGCGGGAGGTGCGCCCACGCTCCCGGCTGCACCGTCATCATCGTCGTAGGCGCGGGTCACGGGCGCAGCTCGATTGCCGTCTTGCCGATCCGGATCGGCGTTCCGATGGGAACTCGTACCGCAGTGGTCACCTTCGCCCTGTCAAGGTAAGTGCCGTTGGTCGATCCTAGATCCTCGACGTACCATTCGGAGCCGCGCTGCGACAGCCGGGCGTGCCGCGTCGAGGCGTAGTCGTCGGTCAGCACCAGCGTCGAGTCGTCCGCACGTCCGATCAACACCGGCTGCCCGCTGAGCGTGATGCGTGCACCTGCCAACGCCCCTTCGGTCACCACCAGATAGCGGGCGGCATGGCGGCGCTGGCGAGACGGCAGCAACGTGCCGCGCAATACCAAACCGCGGCGAACCATGACCGCACCGGTTGGTGCGTAGATGTCAGTCTTCAAGATCCGGAGAACGGACCAGATGAATACCCATAACAGCATCAAAAATCCGGCGCGCGTCAGCTGCAGTACCAGTCCCTGCATCTGGCGTCCTTTCCGTCCTGGCGCCGCACCTCATGAAACCAAGCAACGTCACGATACTTGGAGGGCGGTCGACGCGGGGCGAAGCACGGCAGCTTATGCCCGGTGCGTTCAGTGGATCCGAACGATGATCTCCGAGTGGCCCAAACGGATCACGTCGCCATCGGCCAACTGCCACTCCTGTACCGGCGCGTTGTTCACCGTCGTGCCGTTGGTGGAGTTGAGGTCGGACAACAGCGCGACCTGTCCGTCCCAGCGGATTTCCAAGTGGCGCCGTGACACACCGGTGTCTGGCAACCGGAACTGGGCGTCTTGTCCGCGACCGACGATGTTGGAGCCTTCGCGCAGCTGGTAGGTGCGGCCGCTGCCGTCGTCGAGCTGCAGCGTGACCGCCGCCCCCGCGGACCCGTAACCGCCCTGGCCGTAAGCGCCGTAGCCGCCGGCGGCCGATTGGCCGTAGTCGGCCGGCTGCCCGTAGTCGGCCGGTGGGGCGTACTCGCCTTGCTGGCCGTACTCGTAATCGCGGTGGGCGGTCTCGGGGTAGCCGCCGCCGGCCTGTTGGCCGTAGCCACCGGCCGGAACGTTCTCCGCGTATTGCGTGTAGTCCCCGGCGCCGTACTCCTGCTGGCCGCCGTAGGCCTGAACGCCCGGCTGGTAACCACCCTGGTCGTATCCGGCACCCTGCTCGGGGTAGGCCGCCCTCGGCGGTTCGGGCGCGCTCGGAGGCGCGTAGCCGGACTCCTCGGGACGAGCCGGTCCGCGACCGTAATCGCCGTAGCCGGCATAACCTTGCTGGCCGCCGCCCGGCTGACCGTAGCCGCCGCCACCCTGGCGGTAGCCCTGGTCGTAACCTTGGCCGCCTTGGTCGTAGCCCGGCTGCCCGGGTTGGTCGTAGCCCTGCGCGCCGTAACCACCACCGGCAGGCGGACGCTGCTCATACGACGACGGCGGCGGGTAGCCGCCCTGCCCCTGGTCGGGGTAGCCGCCGCGACCCTGGTCGGGGTAGCCGCCCGCGCCCGGGTACCCGCCCGGCGGGGGATAGCTGCCTTGCTCGGGGTATCCGCCCTGCGGGGGATAACCGCCCTGCTCGGGATACCCACCGCGCTGGTCGGGGTAGCCGCCCTGCTCGGGGGGGCGAGGCGGCGGGTAGCCGCCCTGGGGTGGGTAGCCACCTTGCTCCGGCGGAAGTCCCGCCCGAGGGTCGGGTCCGCCCTGCGGGTCCGGGCCGCCGCGCTGGTCGTCTTGCGGACGCCCGTAACGCTCGTCGTAATACTCGTCGCCGGGACGCCCCTGCCCCTGACCGCGGTAGCTCGAGTTGTCAGTCATTGGTGCTACTCCTGGTTCTGCGCTGAACGCCTGACTCGATTGTGGCCGGGCGGGGTCATTGAACTTCGGGCGGGGCTCGACATCGGGGTTGACAGCACCGCGGGCGCGAAACTGTCCGGTATGCAGGTTCGGTGACTGCTCGAACCGAACGACGACATCACCATACGTTTCCCACCCCTGTTCATCGATATAGTCGGCCAGGTATCTGCCGAATGCGCTCGACGTGAGATCCGGATCGGCGCCCACCTTCTCGAAGTCGTGCACACCGAGGGTAATGACGTATTCGTTAGGCGCCAAAAAGTGATTCCCGCGAAGAGGTTGCAGGCCGTCCTCGGCTTCACGGCGCAATAGCGCCTCAACCTCCGGAGGGACAATCGAACCCCCGAACATGCGGGCAAATGCGTCGCCGACCGTCGACTCCAGCTTGCGCTCGATCCGGGCAGCGAG from the Mycobacterium lentiflavum genome contains:
- the pknB gene encoding Stk1 family PASTA domain-containing Ser/Thr kinase, with translation MTTPQHLSDRYELGDILGFGGMSEVHLARDVRLHRDVAVKVLRADLARDPSFYLRFRREAQNAAALNHPAIVAVYDTGEAETPAGPLPYIVMEYVDGVTLRDIVHNDGPLPPRRAIEIIADACQALNFSHQNGIIHRDVKPANIMISTTNAVKVMDFGIARAIADSGNSVTQTAAVIGTAQYLSPEQARGDSVDARSDVYSLGCVLYEILTGEPPFTGDSPVSVAYQHVREDPVPPSKRHAGISPDLDAVVLKALAKNPDNRYQTAAEMRADLVRVHNGETPEAPRVFTDAERTSMMASTGSGHGGPRSDPLPRQRLAEIDPDRMGGPIGRWVVAVAVLAVLTIVVVIAFNTFGGSTRDVQVPDMRGQVSADAVAALQNRGFKTRTLQKPDSSIPPDHVISTDPGANASVAAGDEITINVSTGPEQREVPDVSSMSYSDAVSKLKAAGFTKFKQANSPSTPDLLGKVIGTNPPANQTSAITNLITVIVGSGPETKQVPDVAGQTIDIAQKNLTVYGFTKLTQTSVDSPRPAGEVIGTNPPKGQTVPVDSIIELQVSKGNQFLMPDLTGMFWTDAEPRLRALGWTGVLDKGADVDAGSSQSHKVVYQNPPAGAGVNRDGIITLKFGQ
- a CDS encoding serine/threonine-protein kinase, whose amino-acid sequence is MSPRVGVTLSGRYRLQRLIATGGMGQVWEAVDSRLGRRVAVKVLKAEFSQDPEFIERFRAEARTTAMLNHPGIAAVHDYGESQMDGEGRTAYLVMELVNGEPLNSVLKRTGRLSLRHALDMLEQTGRALQIAHAAGLVHRDVKPGNILITPTGQVKITDFGIAKAVDAAPVTQTGMVMGTAQYIAPEQALGHDATPSSDVYSLGVVGYEVVSGKRPFTGDGALTVAMKHIKEPPPPLPPELPPNVRELIEITLVKNPGMRYRSGGPFADAVAAVRAGRRPPRPSQSPPPGRASPAAIPSSPQARTTAAPSARGGAPSRARPVTNSRRPPARRTFSSGQRALLWAAGVLGALAIIIAVLIVINSRGDTQQQPPPPTVTDTGTPPASKTPSGSGPSLRLDWTDRAAISNSGFHRRPPELSWATPSTPSLSTARHETPQ
- the pbpA gene encoding D,D-transpeptidase PbpA is translated as MNTSLRRISMTVMALIVLLLLNATMTQVFAADGLRADPRNQRVLLDEYSRQRGQIIAGGQLLAYSVATDSRFRFLRVYPNPAVYAPITGFYSLRYSSSGLERAEDSLLNGSDERLFGRRLADFFTGRDPRGGNVDTTINPRMQQAAWDGMQQGCGGPPCKGAVVALEPSTGKILAMVSSPSYDPNLLASHDPEVQAQAWQRLRDDPDNPLTNRAISETYPPGSTFKVITTAAALQAGAKDDEQLTAAPTIPLPNSTATLENYGGTPCGDQPTVSLSEAFAKSCNTAFVQLGILTGSEALRSMAHSFGLDTSPSVIPLQVAESTVGIIADAAALGMSSIGQKDVALTPLENAEIAATIANDGVTMQPYLVESLKGPDLANISTTAPYQQRRAVSPQIAAKLTELMVGAEKAAQQKGAIPGVQIASKTGTAEHGADPRNTPPHAWYIAFAPAQAPKVAVAVLVENGADRLSATGGALAAPIGRAVIQAALQGGP
- a CDS encoding FtsW/RodA/SpoVE family cell cycle protein: MTTQVQPPVTVTPPLRTRRNSEFLLLCFAAVITVAALLIVDANQERGLRWGVASYGLAFLALFGGAHLAIRRFAPYTDPLLLPIVALLNGLGLVMIHRLDLVGSELSGRHHPSATQQMLWTLVSVAAFALVVTFLKDHRQLARYGYIFGLTGLVFLAIPALLPASLSEQNGAKIWIRLPGFSIQPAEFSKILLLIFFSAVLVAKRGLFTSVGKHLMGMTLPRPRDLAPLLAAWVTSIGVMVFEKDLGTSLLLYASFLVVVYLATQRFSWVIIGLVLFAAGSIVAYFIFAHVRTRVQMWWDPFSDPDGSGYQIVQSLFSFATGGIFGTGLGNGQPDTVPAASTDFIIAAFGEELGLVGLAALLMLYTIVIVRGMRTAIATRDSFGKLLAAGLASTLAIQLFIVVGGVTQLIPLTGLTTPWMSYGGSSLLANYVLLAILARISHSARRPLRSRTHDTSPIAAAGTEVIQKV
- a CDS encoding PP2C family protein-serine/threonine phosphatase, encoding MSLVLRYAARSDRGLVRANNEDSVYAGARLLALADGMGGHAAGEVASQLVIAALAHLDDDEPGGDLLAKLDAAVRAGNSAIAAQVEMEPDLEGMGTTLTAILFAGNRLGLVHIGDSRGYLLRDGELAQITKDDTFVQTLVDEGRITKEEAHSHPQRSLIMRALTGHEVEPTLTMREARAGDRYLLCSDGLSDPVSDETIHEALQIPDVAESAYRLIELALRGGGPDNVTVVVADVVDYDYGQTQPILAGAVSGEEDQLTLPNTSAGRASAIGPRKEAAKRVVPQEEPAPRPRFAWRRMFIVVTLVVLLALTGLAIGRAIIRSNYYVAEYNGMVSIMKGIQGSLLGMSLQEPYLVGCLNARNDLSIISFSQSGGHLDCRLMQLQDLRPAARAQVLAGLPAGSLDEAESQLKELSANNLLPPCPPPRATSPPGSPSPATSGTTPPSAPAPTTPSSGPPPSSTAPSTAPVSTPAAPPATPSPTTPSPTVTTLPPPPPQPGIDCRAAA
- a CDS encoding FHA domain-containing protein FhaB/FipA, whose translation is MQGLVLQLTRAGFLMLLWVFIWSVLRILKTDIYAPTGAVMVRRGLVLRGTLLPSRQRRHAARYLVVTEGALAGARITLSGQPVLIGRADDSTLVLTDDYASTRHARLSQRGSEWYVEDLGSTNGTYLDRAKVTTAVRVPIGTPIRIGKTAIELRP
- a CDS encoding DUF3662 and FHA domain-containing protein, producing MGSQRGLAARIERKLESTVGDAFARMFGGSIVPPEVEALLRREAEDGLQPLRGNHFLAPNEYVITLGVHDFEKVGADPDLTSSAFGRYLADYIDEQGWETYGDVVVRFEQSPNLHTGQFRARGAVNPDVEPRPKFNDPARPQSSQAFSAEPGVAPMTDNSSYRGQGQGRPGDEYYDERYGRPQDDQRGGPDPQGGPDPRAGLPPEQGGYPPQGGYPPPRPPEQGGYPDQRGGYPEQGGYPPQGGYPEQGSYPPPGGYPGAGGYPDQGRGGYPDQGQGGYPPPSSYEQRPPAGGGYGAQGYDQPGQPGYDQGGQGYDQGYRQGGGGYGQPGGGQQGYAGYGDYGRGPARPEESGYAPPSAPEPPRAAYPEQGAGYDQGGYQPGVQAYGGQQEYGAGDYTQYAENVPAGGYGQQAGGGYPETAHRDYEYGQQGEYAPPADYGQPADYGQSAAGGYGAYGQGGYGSAGAAVTLQLDDGSGRTYQLREGSNIVGRGQDAQFRLPDTGVSRRHLEIRWDGQVALLSDLNSTNGTTVNNAPVQEWQLADGDVIRLGHSEIIVRIH